The following proteins are encoded in a genomic region of Microaerobacter geothermalis:
- a CDS encoding S-layer homology domain-containing protein: MRGKRRIFLRLQLVILLIALSILPYIVFAEELTPSENPVSQQTSTEQTLADNQALLPNVPENHWAYEDISQLYQQGMIRLDNGNQLTPDQPITRAQFIYMILTGKGISPVPTIGNHFKDVNPDDWFYPYVEMAFQIGLTNGTKKGETNYFYPNDLLTREEMVTLLVRAQGKMREAQVIPWGEATEALKSFPDQWDLEDWARRPFAYALQKGITKAYPDGLLRPKKISTVAEAASFVYRGLYLPRTNLKTAQVDGITIYYTSKIEGMKTTAYSKGEPTVPGVFTRMGLFVRKGLVAVDPNVIPLGTYLYVEGYGFAMAADTGGAIKGNVIDLYVESIEKARKHGVDYRNVYILN; this comes from the coding sequence AAGGATATTCCTCCGTCTGCAACTGGTTATTTTGCTAATAGCCCTTTCCATATTGCCATATATAGTTTTTGCAGAGGAGTTAACACCGAGCGAAAATCCCGTATCTCAACAAACATCAACAGAACAAACACTGGCAGATAATCAAGCGTTATTACCCAATGTTCCAGAAAATCACTGGGCCTATGAAGATATTAGTCAATTATATCAACAGGGGATGATTCGGTTGGATAATGGAAATCAATTGACACCAGATCAACCGATTACCCGGGCACAATTTATTTATATGATTTTAACGGGAAAAGGAATATCACCCGTTCCTACCATCGGAAACCATTTTAAAGACGTGAATCCGGACGATTGGTTTTATCCATATGTGGAAATGGCCTTTCAAATAGGACTGACGAACGGCACAAAAAAAGGGGAAACCAACTATTTTTACCCCAATGATCTGCTGACGAGGGAGGAAATGGTTACTCTATTGGTTAGGGCCCAGGGAAAAATGAGGGAAGCTCAGGTTATCCCTTGGGGGGAGGCAACTGAAGCGTTAAAATCCTTTCCCGACCAGTGGGATCTCGAAGATTGGGCAAGAAGGCCGTTTGCCTATGCCTTACAAAAAGGAATAACAAAGGCTTATCCTGATGGTTTGCTCCGCCCCAAAAAGATATCAACAGTGGCAGAAGCCGCTTCTTTTGTGTATCGGGGGCTATATTTGCCCAGGACTAATTTAAAGACGGCTCAGGTAGACGGGATAACCATCTATTACACTTCCAAAATAGAAGGAATGAAAACCACCGCTTATTCTAAGGGGGAGCCGACTGTTCCCGGAGTTTTTACCCGGATGGGGCTTTTTGTAAGAAAAGGATTAGTGGCGGTCGATCCAAATGTGATTCCCTTAGGCACATATCTGTACGTGGAAGGATACGGTTTTGCTATGGCAGCCGATACCGGTGGAGCTATTAAAGGAAATGTGATCGATCTGTATGTAGAATCGATTGAAAAAGCAAGAAAACATGGTGTGGATTACAGAAATGTGTATATTTTAAACTGA